The sequence ACTGGCCGTCCTGGACGGCGAACCGCGCTCCGCCAGCGTGCTCGCCGTCCGCACCAGCACCACCAGGGAGATCGGCGCCGCCGCCTTCCTCGACTTCCTCGCCGACCGCCCCGCCGCCGCGCTCGCGCTGCAGCGCTCCGTCACCCGCAAACTCCGCCTGGCCACCCGCTACCGGATCGACGTCGGCCACGGCACCGGCCTCGCCCGGCTCGCCCGCACCCTGCTCATCCTGCTCGACTCCTGCGGCGTGCCCACCGAACAGGGTTCGCGGATCGACATCCCGCTCAGTCACGCCGACCTGGCGGCGCTCGCCCGGCTGTCCGCCGCCAGCGTCGAACGCTCCCTGCGCACCCTCCGGGACCAGGGCGCCGTCCGCACCGGCTACCGCGGGCTCGTCGTCCGGGACCGCGCCCCGCTCGCCGCGGCGGCCGGACTCGCGCTCCCCGCCGACCGGGGCGGCCGGGCATGAGCGGCGCCCTCTCCCCCAGGCTGCGCCGGGTCGTCCTGGTCGTCGACATCGAGGCGTACGGCGGCCGGCCCTACTGGGTGCAGCAGGCCGTCCAGGAGCGGCTGGACCGCGCCCTGGACCACGCCTGCGGGCGGGCCGGCGTCGACCGGGCGCGCTGCGAGGCCCAGGACCGGGGCGACGGGCAGCTGCTCCTGCTGCCGCCCGACGTCGACGAGGCCAAGGCGCTGCCCGGTCTCGTCCTCGGCCTGCGCGACGCCCTGCACACCCTCAACCGGGCACCCGGGACGGCGGGACGGCTCCGGGTCCGGGCTGCCCTCGCCCAGGGCGGGGTGCAGCGCGCCGCCCTGGGGTACGTGGCCCGCGCCGTGGAGACGGCCTGCCGACTGCTCGACTGCGAGCACGCCCGGTCCGCGCTCAAGGACACGCCGGACACCGATCTGGCGCTCGTGGTCACCGACGACCTGTTCGCGGACGCCTTCGCTGCGGGCGCCGGCGGCCTCCCCGTGGACGACTTCACGAGCGTCACGGTGGCCGTCCCGGCGAAGCGCTTCAAGACGAAGGCCTGGCTCGGCACACCCCGGCACGGCGCGCTGGTGGTGCTCCCCCCGCCGTCCGCGCCCGGCACCCCGCGCCGGGACCGGCGCTCGGCGCTGCTGCGCGGCCTCGGCGACGCCGCCGCCGGGATCGCCCTCGGCGCGACCCCGCCGGCCCGCCACCACGACGACCCGCCGCCGCACCACGACGGGGACCCCGACGGGCACCACGGGCACCACGACCACGGGCACCAGGACCACGGCCGGCACGGCGGGGACGGGCACGGGCACGGCGACCACGACGGGGAGCACGGCCACGACGCGCACGGCGGTGACCACGACGGCGGTGACCACGACGGCGGTGACCACGACGGCTACGGGGACGAGCCGCACGGGCGGCACGGCGGGCAGCACTCCCCCCACCAGGACGGGACGCCGCTCCACGAGGACACCTGGCACCACGACGGCTGGGGCACCGACGCCTGGTCCACCGACCCGCACCACCACGGCCCCCACCACGAGGACACCGGCACCCCGTACGGCGAGGACCACGGCGGCCACGACGGGCAGCACGGCGACCACCACGACCCCTTCGCCTCCCCGGACCACCCCGACCACGACCCCGGCGCCGGCCACTGGTGGCACGGCCCGCACCACTGAGCGCCGGTCAGAACGCCCGGCCCCGGCTCACCAGCCGTCCTCGGCCGACCGGTCGTGGTCCGGAGCCGGGTCGGGCTCGTGGCCGTCGTCGCCGTGGTAGTAGTCGGACGGGGACTCGTAGGCGGTGTGGTCGGCGGCCTCGATGACGTCCTCGAGGTGGAGGCGGCCGTCGTCCCAGGTCCGGTCGGGGTCCGTCATGGGGTTCCTTCCGGTGGAGTGGCGAAGTAGATGGCCTCGCACAGTTCTCGGGCGATCCGCGCGTA comes from Streptomyces sp. TLI_053 and encodes:
- a CDS encoding Crp/Fnr family transcriptional regulator; the protein is MDSSRDRTGAAGRARPGTAPVVPFERGPFTGLGTDDLRTLHGLGTRRVYSHNEALMIEGEPGDRVVVLLSGWVKVVAATEDGGEALLAIRQPGELVGELAVLDGEPRSASVLAVRTSTTREIGAAAFLDFLADRPAAALALQRSVTRKLRLATRYRIDVGHGTGLARLARTLLILLDSCGVPTEQGSRIDIPLSHADLAALARLSAASVERSLRTLRDQGAVRTGYRGLVVRDRAPLAAAAGLALPADRGGRA